In the genome of Palaemon carinicauda isolate YSFRI2023 chromosome 13, ASM3689809v2, whole genome shotgun sequence, one region contains:
- the LOC137652341 gene encoding macrosialin-like isoform X2: MARSLVLTVAFLLVAGLVFCSATSFSKDPTTTPTTTSTTTPPKTTTTATTPTTTSTTPTPTTTTTTTTPTTTSTTPTPTTTTTETTPTTTTTETDTTTTTEAHNTTTATSTTSNTTATTSTTAAATTTTPIPEQKYYYNVTDGSAKNKTCILFKGSFNFNITYEANSTKGKTSNKTVSIISPEHPQMGSKVNGSCGKDQYLTFDWDSHKNDITMDFSLSHDGKTWSVGAITATIFMDPETFPDAVDANKTLTITTYFSLEPNDIPVNNSYSCISSSESNNVTGSIDKVAYDLKLTAVLNEDFQLEAYNLVEQGNFTIATKCARKTSTITPIIVGCVLAGLVLIVIIVYVVGRRRRRDSSYESL; this comes from the exons GTCTTGTGTTCTGCTCGGCCACATCTTTTTCAAAAGACCCTACAACCACACCAACAACCACCAGTACTACAACCCCGCCAAAAACCACTACTACTGCAACCACGCCAACAACCACCAGTACTACACCTACGCCAACAACCACCACTACTACAACCACACCAACAACCACCAGTACAACACCAACGCCAACAACCACCACTACTGAAACCACGCCAACAACCACCACTACTGAAACCGATACAACCACGACCACTGAGGCCCATAATACAACCACTGCCACGAGCACAACATCGAATACGACTGCCACAACCTCAACAACAGCTGCAGCAACCACCACAACTCCAATTCCAGAACAAAAGTATTATTACAACGTCACTGATGGAAGCGCTAAAAATAAGACCTGCATTTTGTTCAAAGGATCGTTTAACTTCAACATCACTTACGAGGCGAATTCAACTAAAGGAAAGACG agtaACAAGACAGTCAGCATAATTTCACCTGAGCACCCACAAATGGGATCAAAAGTCAATGGGTCCTGTGGGAAAGATCAGTACCTAACATTTGACTGGGACTCCCACAAAAATGACATCACTATGGACTTCTCTCTATCTCATGATGGCAAGACTTGGAGTGTTGGTGCCATTACAGCCACCATATTCATGGATCCTGAGACTTTCCCTGATGCTGTTGATGCTA ATAAAACGCTGACCATCACGACCTACTTCAGTCTCGAACCCAATGACATCCCAGTCAACAACAGTTACAGTTGCATTTCCTCTTCGGAGAGTAACAACGTTACCGGTTCAATCGACAAAGTTGCATATGACTTAAAATTGACTGCAGTCTTGAACGAGGATTTTCAACTAGAGGCTTACAACTTGGTCGAACAAGGAAATTTCACCATAG CAACAAAGTGTGCAAGGAAAACATCTACAATCACCCCCATCATTGTAGGCTGTGTTCTCGCCGGTTTGGTCCTCATTGTAATCATTGTTTACGTGGTGGGTCGTCGACGAAGAAGAGATTCCAGTTACGAGTCGCTTTAG
- the LOC137652341 gene encoding macrosialin-like isoform X1, producing the protein MARSLVLTVAFLLVAGLVFCSATSFSKDPTTTPTTTSTTTPPKTTTTATTPTTTSTTPTPTTTTTTTTPTTTSTTPTPTTTTTETTPTTTTTETDTTTTTEAHNTTTATSTTSNTTATTSTTAAATTTTPIPEQKYYYNVTDGSAKNKTCILFKGSFNFNITYEANSTKGKTSNKTVSIISPEHPQMGSKVNGSCGKDQYLTFDWDSHKNDITMDFSLSHDGKTWSVGAITATIFMDPETFPDAVDANKTLTITTYFSLEPNDIPVNNSYSCISSSESNNVTGSIDKVAYDLKLTAVLNEDFQLEAYNLVEQGNFTIATNCPSTVNSIIPIVVGCCLGGLVVIVLIAYIVSHKRRSAGYESTA; encoded by the exons GTCTTGTGTTCTGCTCGGCCACATCTTTTTCAAAAGACCCTACAACCACACCAACAACCACCAGTACTACAACCCCGCCAAAAACCACTACTACTGCAACCACGCCAACAACCACCAGTACTACACCTACGCCAACAACCACCACTACTACAACCACACCAACAACCACCAGTACAACACCAACGCCAACAACCACCACTACTGAAACCACGCCAACAACCACCACTACTGAAACCGATACAACCACGACCACTGAGGCCCATAATACAACCACTGCCACGAGCACAACATCGAATACGACTGCCACAACCTCAACAACAGCTGCAGCAACCACCACAACTCCAATTCCAGAACAAAAGTATTATTACAACGTCACTGATGGAAGCGCTAAAAATAAGACCTGCATTTTGTTCAAAGGATCGTTTAACTTCAACATCACTTACGAGGCGAATTCAACTAAAGGAAAGACG agtaACAAGACAGTCAGCATAATTTCACCTGAGCACCCACAAATGGGATCAAAAGTCAATGGGTCCTGTGGGAAAGATCAGTACCTAACATTTGACTGGGACTCCCACAAAAATGACATCACTATGGACTTCTCTCTATCTCATGATGGCAAGACTTGGAGTGTTGGTGCCATTACAGCCACCATATTCATGGATCCTGAGACTTTCCCTGATGCTGTTGATGCTA ATAAAACGCTGACCATCACGACCTACTTCAGTCTCGAACCCAATGACATCCCAGTCAACAACAGTTACAGTTGCATTTCCTCTTCGGAGAGTAACAACGTTACCGGTTCAATCGACAAAGTTGCATATGACTTAAAATTGACTGCAGTCTTGAACGAGGATTTTCAACTAGAGGCTTACAACTTGGTCGAACAAGGAAATTTCACCATAG CCACGAACTGTCCATCGACTGTGAACAGTATTATTCCCATAGTGGTGGGTTGCTGCCTCGGCGGCCTGGTGGTGATTGTGTTGATCGCTTACATTGTCAGCCACAAGAGAAGATCTGCTGGCTACGAATCGACAGCTTGA